One stretch of Planifilum fulgidum DNA includes these proteins:
- a CDS encoding arginase family protein encodes MGLLHRDVTLLNFDDVYPKQRQLARFAGEWIQLKDIQEANLFCTDRSRSEIIRRLSRRKGRGITFIGNGNYHYVTYLLLREIKDPFSLILFDNHTDAKTPDSLPGLLTCSSWVKEAAKLPHLVKIILIGTGERNLRLRDAGEKVLLWPDPEQGGDLLSAIPTERVYISIDKDVLDRAYAATNWDHGTMHLTELLKVLQALVRSKQVLGVDICGELPVSPAEAWIHSDRLRLNERANLSILRSLLA; translated from the coding sequence ATGGGTCTTCTGCATCGTGACGTGACGCTGCTGAACTTCGACGACGTTTATCCAAAGCAACGCCAATTGGCCCGTTTTGCCGGCGAATGGATCCAACTCAAAGACATTCAAGAGGCCAATCTGTTTTGCACGGATCGATCGCGGTCGGAAATCATCCGCCGGCTGTCCCGCAGAAAAGGTCGGGGCATCACCTTTATCGGAAACGGAAATTACCATTACGTCACCTATCTGCTGCTGAGGGAAATCAAAGATCCCTTCAGCCTCATCCTTTTCGACAACCATACGGATGCAAAAACCCCGGACAGTCTGCCGGGGCTTCTTACATGCAGTTCCTGGGTGAAAGAGGCGGCGAAGCTGCCGCATCTTGTGAAAATCATCCTGATCGGGACCGGGGAGCGGAACCTTCGCCTCCGGGACGCCGGGGAAAAAGTGCTCCTCTGGCCCGACCCGGAACAAGGCGGGGATCTCCTCTCCGCCATCCCGACGGAACGCGTGTACATCAGCATTGACAAGGATGTCCTGGATCGCGCCTACGCCGCGACCAACTGGGATCACGGGACCATGCACCTGACGGAGCTGCTGAAGGTTCTTCAAGCCCTCGTTCGGAGCAAACAGGTGCTCGGCGTCGACATCTGCGGGGAACTGCCCGTCTCCCCCGCCGAAGCGTGGATTCATTCGGACCGGCTCCGGTTGAACGAACGCGCCAACCTGTCCATCCTCCGATCGCTCCTGGCGTGA